A genome region from Bacillaceae bacterium IKA-2 includes the following:
- the dcm gene encoding DNA (cytosine-5-)-methyltransferase, producing MKGLMQLYKLASLFSGCGGGDVGLEGGFSFLNTHYKTLPFTTVYANEIDAKIAEIYSQNFNIEPDVRDIREVSSKDIPCHDILVGGFPCVSFSMVAQNPKRLGIKNDTGKLFFEMVRILKDKQPKAFIAENVRGILSANKGEAFPLIVSEFENCGYVVKHCLLNVADFGVPQNRYRVIIVGIRNDIQVDYEFPTPTHALEEKFCSMKHIPLGEVVFPENEIDDKYYFSEKAVSGMLRAKKDMNKGRAQDLLKPCNTVGAHLAKVSLNSTDPVLKINGRYRRFTPREVARIQSFPDSFKLINAEGTQYRALGNAIPPVLMWNVANKLAMALDGAPTIDKLELVQTI from the coding sequence ATGAAGGGATTGATGCAATTGTATAAGCTGGCTTCCTTATTTTCAGGTTGTGGTGGTGGTGACGTAGGATTGGAAGGAGGATTTTCCTTCCTAAATACGCATTATAAAACGCTCCCTTTCACCACAGTATATGCTAATGAAATTGATGCGAAAATCGCTGAAATATACAGTCAAAATTTTAATATAGAACCCGATGTTAGGGACATACGTGAAGTGTCATCTAAAGATATTCCGTGTCATGATATTCTTGTTGGTGGCTTTCCTTGTGTGTCTTTTTCTATGGTGGCCCAAAACCCTAAACGACTAGGAATAAAGAATGACACAGGTAAACTTTTTTTCGAAATGGTTAGAATTCTTAAGGACAAGCAGCCAAAAGCTTTTATAGCGGAAAATGTAAGAGGGATTTTGTCCGCAAATAAGGGTGAAGCATTTCCTTTAATAGTAAGCGAATTTGAGAATTGTGGATATGTTGTAAAGCATTGTCTTCTAAATGTAGCGGATTTCGGGGTTCCACAAAATCGTTACAGAGTAATCATTGTAGGGATTAGAAATGACATTCAAGTCGATTATGAGTTCCCTACACCAACCCATGCCCTAGAAGAAAAGTTTTGTAGCATGAAACATATTCCGTTGGGCGAAGTGGTTTTTCCAGAGAATGAAATTGATGATAAATATTATTTTAGTGAAAAAGCTGTTAGCGGAATGCTTAGAGCTAAGAAGGACATGAACAAGGGGAGAGCACAAGACCTTTTAAAACCTTGTAATACTGTAGGTGCCCATTTAGCAAAGGTAAGCCTAAATAGCACTGACCCCGTTCTAAAAATAAATGGACGTTACCGTCGTTTTACTCCTAGGGAAGTGGCAAGAATTCAGTCGTTTCCTGACTCTTTTAAGCTGATTAATGCAGAAGGTACACAATACAGAGCATTAGGAAATGCAATCCCTCCTGTACTAATGTGGAATGTCGCAAACAAGCTTGCAATGGCCTTAGATGGAGCCCCAACTATTGATAAGTTGGAGTTGGTACAAACAATTTAA
- a CDS encoding DNA cytosine methyltransferase: MLGGIWDWHQWANDINKCFCETFRHNICPDKLQFGYVCDLAIEPLDPIDGFLFGFICNDFSVVCN, encoded by the coding sequence ATGCTTGGAGGTATATGGGATTGGCACCAATGGGCAAATGATATAAATAAATGCTTTTGTGAGACGTTTCGTCATAACATATGTCCAGATAAGCTACAGTTTGGATACGTATGTGACTTGGCTATAGAGCCATTAGATCCTATTGATGGATTTTTATTTGGGTTCATATGTAATGATTTTAGTGTAGTCTGCAATTGA